The Prionailurus bengalensis isolate Pbe53 chromosome A3, Fcat_Pben_1.1_paternal_pri, whole genome shotgun sequence genome includes a window with the following:
- the PXMP4 gene encoding peroxisomal membrane protein 4 isoform X2, giving the protein MAVPPQLRALLLAVNALLRKRRYHAALAMLKGFRNGAVYGVKIRAPHALVMTFLFRSGSLQEKLRAILQATYTHSWNLACFVFAYKGLCALQSHVQGETYQVHSFLAAFIGALLVFRDNNNINSQVIISLLVRHEIEPTSDRAEPAWDSDSLPLFFPSPICACAYALSLSK; this is encoded by the exons ATGGCCGTCCCGCCGCAGCTACGGGCTCTGCTCCTTGCGGTCAACGCACTATTGCGCAAGCGCCGCTACCACGCTGCGTTGGCCATGCTTAAGGGCTTCCGGAACGGGGCTGT CTACGGAGTCAAAATCCGGGCCCCTCACGCGCTGGTCATGACCTTTCTCTTCCGGAGTGGCAG CCTCCAGGAGAAGCTGCGGGCCATCCTGCAGGCCACGTACACCCACTCCTGGAACCTGGCCTGCTTTGTGTTCGCCTATAAGGGGCTCTGTGCCCTGCAGTCCCACGTGCAGGGCGAGACCTACCAGGTGCACTCGTTCCTGGCTGCCTTCATCGGGGCCTTGCTGGTGTTTAGAGATAACAATAACATCAACAGTCAG gtcataatctcactgttggtgagacaCGAGATCGAGCCCACatctgacagggcagagcctgcttgggattctgactccctccctcttttcttcccctcccccatttgtgcgtgtgcatatgctctctctctttcaaaataa